From the Manis pentadactyla isolate mManPen7 chromosome 7, mManPen7.hap1, whole genome shotgun sequence genome, one window contains:
- the HTR5A gene encoding 5-hydroxytryptamine receptor 5A: protein MEAPENLTYFALSSPAPWETNRSLGARDPRPSPPPLSVFGVLVLTLLGVLVAATFAWNLLVLATILRVRTFHRVPHNLVASMAISDVLVAALVMPLSLVHELSGRRWQLGRRLCQLWIACDVLCCTASIWNVTAIALDRYWSITRHLEYTLRARKLVSNLMIALTWALSAVISLAPLLFGWGETYSEGSEECQVSREPSYTVFSTVGAFYLPLCVVLFVYWKIYKAAKFRVGSRKPNSVSPESGAVEVKAAAQQPQMVFTVRHTTVTFQTEGDTWREQKDQKAALMVGILIGVFVLCWIPFFTTELISPLCSCDLPALWKGIFLWLGYSNSFFNPLIYTAFNKNYNSAFKNFFSRQH, encoded by the exons ATGGAGGCGCCCGAAAACCTAACCTACTTTGCCCTCTCCAGCCCCGCCCCTTGGGAGACCAACCGCAGCCTCGGCGCGCGAGACCCGCGCCCCAGCCCGCCCCCCCTCTCCGTCTTCGGTGTGCTTGTTCTGACCTTGCTGGGCGTTCTGGTGGCAGCGACGTTCGCCTGGAACCTGCTGGTGCTGGCGACCATTCTCCGTGTGCGCACCTTCCACCGCGTTCCGCATAACCTGGTGGCGTCCATGGCCATCTCGGACGTGCTGGTGGCCGCCCTGGTCATGCCGCTAAGCCTGGTGCATGAGCTGTCCGGGCGCCGCTGGCAGCTGGGCCGGCGGCTGTGCCAGCTGTGGATCGCGTGCGACGTGCTCTGCTGCACGGCCAGCATCTGGAATGTGACGGCCATCGCGCTGGACCGCTACTGGTCCATCACCCGCCACCTGGAATACACGCTCCGCGCCCGCAAGCTCGTCTCCAACCTTATGATCGCGCTCACATGGGCGCTCTCCGCGGTCATCTCCCTGGCGCCTCTGCTCTTCGGCTGGGGGGAGACCTACTCGGAGGGCAGCGAGGAGTGCCAGGTGAGCCGTGAGCCCTCCTACACCGTGTTCTCCACCGTGGGCGCCTTCTACCTGCCCCTCTGCGTGGTGCTCTTCGTGTACTGGAAGATCTACAAGGCCGCCAAGTTCCGCGTGGGCTCCAGGAAGCCCAACAGCGTCTCGCCGGAATCCGGAGCTGTGGAG GTGAAGGCCGCTGCTCAGCAGCCCCAGATGGTGTTCACTGTCCGCCACACCACTGTCACCTTCCAGACAGAAGGGGACACGTGGAGGGAACAGAAAGATCAGAAAGCCGCCCTGATGGTGGGTATCCTCATCGGGGTGTTTGTCCTCTGCTGGATCCCCTTCTTCACCACAGAGCTCATCAGCCCACTCTGCTCCTGTGACCTCCCCGCCCTCTGGAAGGGCATCTTCCTCTGGCTTGGCTACTCCAACTCCTTCTTCAACCCCCTGATCTACACGGCGTTCAACAAGAACTACAACAGTGCCTTCAAGAACTTCTTTTCTAGGCAACACTGA